One part of the Rutidosis leptorrhynchoides isolate AG116_Rl617_1_P2 chromosome 1, CSIRO_AGI_Rlap_v1, whole genome shotgun sequence genome encodes these proteins:
- the LOC139871238 gene encoding U-box domain-containing protein 17-like, translated as MASAAIFSSLRRSRSPSLDAFLAPVDLENDVAGLLKTLLTISSEIVSSFSDKTPSFQKKNSRSLLRKIKLFVVFLDSVQDSGDSCSNLQPTVVLCFKELYLLLYRSKILLDYCNQSSKLWLLLQNPSISGHFHDLNQEFTTLLDVFPINNLNNLISSDVIEQIHLLQKQSRRGNKLFIDKNDEVLRLKLFKILDEFGEGKVPTFDEVYELFVKKLGVFDARVCRVEIEYLEEQIMNHEIDLEPSSSILGGFIALIRYCRFLLFGFDEDEVETLKGNSNNNNKCFKRGKKIRGLISKEIADTFITIPKDFCCPISLDLMTDPVIISTGQTFDRGSISRWIEEGHCSCPKTGQVLVHKKLVPNRALRNLIMQWCMAHKIPYTPPENSDIGNEPFPAAPASRVAVEANKATVKLLIQQFENGSEFGKSIAAREIRLLSKTGRENRRFIAESGVIPHLKNLLSSQSAVAQENAVTAILNLSIYDKNKTRIMDQYECLRSIVSVLRYGHTIESKENAAATLFSLSAVHDYKKRIADEEGALLTLAHMLRDGTPRGKKDAITALFNLSTHIDNCVKMIEYGVVKALVEALNCETVAEEAAGALAVLVRQPAGAEAVGNEETAVIGLVEMMRCGTPRGKENAVAALLELCRSGGARTSERVLKAPALAGLIQSLLFTGTKRARRKAASLARVFQRCHYDSLRVSETGFRLEYAFAAANAASGNLDSGFQAETVSVSMSMSVSVS; from the coding sequence ATGGCCTCAGCTGCCATATTTTCATCTTTACGCCGGAGCAGATCGCCGTCGTTGGACGCGTTTTTAGCGCCGGTTGATCTAGAAAACGACGTCGCCGGCTTATTAAAAACCTTATTAACAATCTCATCTGAAATCGTCTCATCATTCTCTGACAAAACGCCGTCGTTTCAGAAAAAGAATTCCAGATCTTTACTCCGGAAAATTAAATTATTTGTTGTGTTTTTAGATTCCGTTCAAGATTCAGGTGACTCGTGTTCAAACTTACAGCCAACGGTTGTGTTATGCTTTAAGGAGTTGTACCTTCTGCTTTACAGGTCCAAAATACTACTTGATTACTGTAATCAGTCTAGTAAGTTATGGCTTTTGCTTCAAAACCCTTCAATTTCTGGTCATTTTCATGATCTTAATCAAGAATTTACTACACTTTTAGATGTATTTCCAATTAATAATTTGAATAATTTAATTAGTAGTGATGTTATAGAACAGATACACTTGTTACAAAAACAATCAAGAAGGGGAAATAAATTGTTTATAGATAAAAATGATGAGGTGTTGAGGTTGAAGTTGTTTAAGATATTGGATGAATTTGGGGAAGGAAAGGTTCCAACTTTTGATGAAGTATATGAACTATTTGTAAAAAAATTGGGGGTTTTTGATGCTAGGGTTTGTAGGGTTGAAATTGAGTATTTGGAAGAACAAATTATGAATCATGAGATTGATCTTGAACCATCAAGTTCAATACTTGGTGGGTTTATAGCTTTAATTAGGTATTGTAGATTCTTGTTATTTGGATTCGATGAAGATGAAGTTGAAACCCTAAAaggaaatagtaataataataataaatgttttaAAAGAGGGAAGAAGATACGTGGGTTGATTTCGAAAGAGATTGCGGATACGTTTATAACGATTCCTAAAGATTTTTGTTGCCCGATTTCATTAGATTTAATGACGGATCCCGTGATTATATCAACTGGGCAAACTTTTGATCGTGGTTCGATCTCGAGATGGATTGAAGAAGGTCATTGTAGTTGCCCGAAAACAGGGCAAGTTCTTGTGCATAAGAAGCTTGTACCAAATCGGGCCCTTAGGAATTTAATCATGCAATGGTGTATGGCTCACAAGATCCCTTATACTCCTCCCGAAAATTCGGATATAGGAAATGAACCATTTCCCGCAGCTCCCGCTAGTCGGGTTGCAGTTGAAGCGAATAAAGCTACCGTTAAGCTTCTTATCCAGCAGTTTGAAAATGGGTCAGAATTTGGTAAATCGATTGCTGCACGTGAAATCCGTTTACTGTCAAAAACCGGGAGAGAAAATCGAAGGTTTATAGCGGAATCAGGTGTGATTCCTCATTTAAAGAATTTACTTTCTTCACAAAGTGCGGTTGCTCAAGAAAACGCGGTGACTGCAATTTTGAATCTTTCGATTTATGATAAGAATAAGACGCGAATTATGGATCAATACGAGTGTTTGAGATCAATCGTGAGTGTTTTAAGATACGGGCATACAATTGAATCAAAAGAAAATGCAGCTGCTACGTTATTTAGTTTATCTGCTGTTCATGATTACAAGAAACGTATCGCTGATGAAGAAGGCGCGTTATTAACATTAGCTCATATGTTAAGAGATGGTACCCCGAGAGGGAAAAAAGACGCTATTACCGCGTTATTTAACCTCTCTACACACATTGATAATTGTGTGAAAATGATTGAATACGGGGTCGTTAAGGCGTTAGTCGAGGCGTTAAATTGTGAAACCGTGGCGGAAGAAGCCGCCGGTGCGTTGGCAGTGTTAGTCCGGCAACCGGCGGGTGCCGAGGCGGTCGGGAACGAGGAAACGGCGGTGATTGGTCTTGTTGAAATGATGAGATGTGGGACCCCTAGAGGTAAAGAAAACGCGGTGGCGGCGTTACTTGAGCTTTGTAGGAGTGGTGGGGCCCGCACCAGCGAACGGGTTCTGAAAGCTCCTGCGTTAGCCggtttgatccaaagtttgttgtttacGGGAACTAAACGAGCTAGGAGAAAGGCGGCGTCACTTGCGCGTGTTTTTCAACGTTGTCATTATGATTCTTTGCGTGTTAGTGAAACTGGGTTCCGATTGGAGTATGCTTTTGCGGCCGCAAATGCCGCCAGTGGTAACCTGGATTCGGGTTTTCAGGCAGAAACGGTTTCGGTATCAATGTCGATGTCGGTTTCGGTTTCATAG